The Canis aureus isolate CA01 chromosome 9, VMU_Caureus_v.1.0, whole genome shotgun sequence genome has a segment encoding these proteins:
- the CLBA1 gene encoding uncharacterized protein CLBA1, with protein sequence MQGQRQRGAGPGRSRPPGRCPRDPAEGLRTGPRPPGGPEPAEHGSAWGEFEGFQEAPAKAGQFAANSEAPESPPHPGRQAGGTGAAGSSPRELALSYADVFRFAFQEVPVPQAAEGISPLDHVLDASGEGKPGCEPVHTLCSESRELWRALQNTTGMSASRCLWSKSRCQENFFLVLGIDAAQKDLSGDLGHIPECSDLKEPEEAGAPSRLQPCRALIQTKLSGPSGGGQGSLLACSLFLRTPLRRSGQYVPIPWKKKIFNPRNLKITLFNSDVC encoded by the exons ATGCAGGGCCAGCGGCAGCGGGGGGCAGGCCCTGGCCGCTCGCGCCCTCCCGGCCGGTGTCCCCGCGACCCCGCGGAGGGGCTGAGgaccggcccccgccccccgggcggCCCGGAGCCCGCGGAGCACGGCAGCGCCTGGGGCGAGTTCGAAGGCTTTCAGGAGGCCCCGGCCAAGGCTGGACAGTTCGCGGCAAACTCGGAGGCCCCGGAGAGCCCCCCGCATCCAGGGCGCCAGGCTGGGGGGACGGGAGCCGCGGGCAGCTCGCCTCGAGAG CTCGCGCTCAGCTACGCGGACGTTTTCAGGTTTGCATTTCAAGAAGTCCCGGTCCCGCAGGCCGCTGAGGGCATCTCCCCCTTAGACCACGTCTTAGACGCAAGCGGCGAAGGGAAGCCTGGCTGTGAACCTGTACACACACTGTG TTCTGAATCTAGAGAACTCTGGAGAGCCCTTCAGAACACAACTGGCATGTCGGCCTCTCGATGCCTCTGGAGCAAGTCCCGTTGCCAGGAAAACTTCTTTCTTGTTCTTGGGATAGATGCTGCTCAGAAG GACCTTTCCGGAGACCTGGGTCACATTCCCGAATGCTCCGACCTCAAAGAGCCTGAAGAAGCGGGCGCGCCCTCCCGTCTGCAGCCCTGCAGAGCCCTGATCCAGACCAAG CTCTCGGGGCCGTCCGGCGGCGGCCAGGGGAGCCTGCTTGCCTGCAGCCTCTTTCTGAGGACGCCCTTACGCAGAAGCGGGCAGTACGTCCCAATCCCGTGGAAAAAGAAGATTTTCAATCCACGTAACCTGAAGATCACCTTGTTTAATAGTGACGTCTGCTGA